CGCTACTCCTGAGGATGCGAGACGCATGCTGGATATAACGGGTTGCGATGGTGTCATGATTGGACGCGCTGCACTCGGGAATCCATGGATGCTGTATCGCACCATTCAATACTTGACGACGGGAGAGCTCGGACCGGAGCCATCCGCACGTGAAAAGATGAATATTTGTTTATTGCACGCAGAGCGTTTAATCGCGCTGAAGGGTCCGCGAGTGGGCGTTCTTGAAATGCGTAAGCACGCGGCGTATTATTTGAAAGGCTTGAAGGGCTCGACGCATACGAAAAATCTCGTGAATGCGGTTGAGACAGAAGAGGAGCTTCGCAGCGTCCTCATGAACTTTGTCGATTGGATCGAAAACTATGCAGATGACAGTGAAGAACCGCTGGAAACAGCAAGTGATGAGGCTGTCAGCTACTAAAATTGGTGGTTCATTCCAGACATTGACAAGGGTTCCTTCATATCCTATAATACTCCGTAATATTGGGAGTCGAGCTGCCAGTCCACACTGGCAGCTTTACCTTTGAACCTCACAGACGATTGCATTCTGCTGTATATTGTATAGAACATCTACATATAATCCTTTGTACTTTACCCAGTATAAATGGAATCATTTTTTAAAACGGGGGAATTGAACCATGTCTGAAAAAGAAGTCATCCTTACACCAGAAGGTTTAACGAAACTGGAACAAGAACTTGAAGATTTGAAAACGGTTAAACGTAAGGAAGTAGCTGCTCGTATTAAAGAAGCGATTAGCTTTGGAGATATCAGTGAGAACTCTGAATACGAAGAAGCAAAGAATGAGCAAGCGTTCATTGAAGGTCGCATTCTGACCCTGGAAAAAATGCTGCGCAATGCCCGCATCATCACAAATGAAGATGTAGATACAGGTGTTGTAAGCGTTGGTTCCCGCGTGAAGCTGAAAGATCTCGAGTTCGGTGATGTTATGGATTACACGATTGTAGGTTCTGCTGAATCCGATCCGATGAACAACAAGATTTCCAACGAGTCCCCGGTAGGGCAAGCGCTCCTCGGCAAAGCAAAAGGCTCGATTGTTGATGTAAACGTACCGGCAGGAGTCATTCAGTACGAGATTCTTGATATTAACCTGTAAGCAGTCGATCTATGGCGTACCTTTTGCGAGGTACGCCGTATCGCTATTATAAAAGTCTGTACAAAATTGTTAATGCAGGCATTTTCTAGAGGAGTGAGTGAAATGGCAAACGAGCAAGACCTCCAGCAAGAGGACCTTCAACAAGAAGAACAGCAACAGGAAGGGCTCCACGAGCTTCTTCAAGTGCGTCACGACAAAATGAATCAATTGCGTGAGTGGGGCTTTGATCCGTTCGGTAAAAAATTCGAGCAAACGCATCACGCTGCAGATATAACAACAGCTTTTAGCGAAAAGAGCAAGGAAGAGCTGGAAGCGGAAGAGAACGTGGTTACGATTGCAGGCCGCTTGATGGCGAAACGTGGAATGGGTAAGGCGAGCTTTGCTCAACTGCTGGATCGTTCCGGTCAGATTCAAATCTACGTTCGTCAGGATACCGTTGGCGAAGAGCTGAGCAAAGTATTTGATTTGGCTGATATCGGTGACATGATCGGTGTAACTGGTGTTGTTTTCAAAACAAAAACTGGCGAGCTCAGTGTAAAAGCAAAGGAACTATCCTACCTGACCAAATCACTGCGTCCACTGCCTGAGAAATACCATGGTCTCAAAGATATCGAGACTCGCTACCGTAAGCGTTACGTGGATTTGATTGTGAATCCAGAAGTTCGCGATACGTTCATTACTCGTAGCCGCATTCTGACTTCGATGCGCCGTTATTTGGACAACCTTGGCTATCTGGAAGTAGAAACACCTACACTCCATGCGATTGCCGGTGGTGCATCTGCTCGTCCATTTATCACGCACCACAATGCATTGGATATGCAGTTGTATATGCGTATTGCAATTGAGCTGCACTTGAAACGCCTGATTGTCGGTGGCTTGGAAAAGGTGTATGAGATCGGTCGCGTATACCGCAACGAAGGGATCTCTACTCGCCACAACCCTGAGTTCACGATGATTGAGCTGTACGAAGCATATGCCGACTACCAGGATATCATGAGCCTGACTGAAGAAATGGTTGCTCATATCGCGCACGAAGTATTGGGCACCATGAAAATTCAGTACCAAGGCAACGAGATTGACCTGACACCAAAATGGCGTCGTGTACACATGGTAGATTTGATTAAGGAAAATCTCGGCGTCGATTTCTGGAAGGAAATGAGCGACGATGAAGCTCGTGCTTTGGCAAAAGAGCATAGCGTATCCGTTGAGCCTCACCATACGTTCGGACATGTAGTGAATGAATTCTTTGAGCAAAAGCTGGAGCATACGTTGATTCAGCCAACCTTTGTTTACGGTCATCCTGTGGCGATTTCGCCATTGGCGAAGAAAAATGATCAGGATCCACGCTTCACGGATCGTTTTGAGTTGTTTATCGTAGCTCGTGAGCATGCTAATGCATTTACAGAGCTCAATGATCCAATTGACCAGCGTGAACGTTTTGAAGCACAGCTCCTGGAAAAAGAAGCTGGTAACGACGAAGCGCATGATATGGACGACGATTTCATTGAAGCGCTTGAGTATGGTATGCCGCCAACTGGAGGATTAGGAATCGGAATTGACCGTCTGGTAATGCTGTTGACCAACTCTCCTTCTATTCGTGACGTACTGCTGTTCCCTCATATGCGTAACCGCGACTAGTCTTGTAGAATAGAACCATCTGAGAAAAACTCAGATGGTTTTTATTTTTTACTTGCACTTAAAAAGGTTAAGTGTTATATTAATACCTGTTCTTCTTTTTTACTTAATCGATCACAAAAAATGATGTGAAATTAG
This genomic stretch from Brevibacillus sp. DP1.3A harbors:
- the greA gene encoding transcription elongation factor GreA; the protein is MSEKEVILTPEGLTKLEQELEDLKTVKRKEVAARIKEAISFGDISENSEYEEAKNEQAFIEGRILTLEKMLRNARIITNEDVDTGVVSVGSRVKLKDLEFGDVMDYTIVGSAESDPMNNKISNESPVGQALLGKAKGSIVDVNVPAGVIQYEILDINL
- the lysS gene encoding lysine--tRNA ligase, which produces MANEQDLQQEDLQQEEQQQEGLHELLQVRHDKMNQLREWGFDPFGKKFEQTHHAADITTAFSEKSKEELEAEENVVTIAGRLMAKRGMGKASFAQLLDRSGQIQIYVRQDTVGEELSKVFDLADIGDMIGVTGVVFKTKTGELSVKAKELSYLTKSLRPLPEKYHGLKDIETRYRKRYVDLIVNPEVRDTFITRSRILTSMRRYLDNLGYLEVETPTLHAIAGGASARPFITHHNALDMQLYMRIAIELHLKRLIVGGLEKVYEIGRVYRNEGISTRHNPEFTMIELYEAYADYQDIMSLTEEMVAHIAHEVLGTMKIQYQGNEIDLTPKWRRVHMVDLIKENLGVDFWKEMSDDEARALAKEHSVSVEPHHTFGHVVNEFFEQKLEHTLIQPTFVYGHPVAISPLAKKNDQDPRFTDRFELFIVAREHANAFTELNDPIDQRERFEAQLLEKEAGNDEAHDMDDDFIEALEYGMPPTGGLGIGIDRLVMLLTNSPSIRDVLLFPHMRNRD